A stretch of the Uranotaenia lowii strain MFRU-FL chromosome 3, ASM2978415v1, whole genome shotgun sequence genome encodes the following:
- the LOC129754836 gene encoding 60S ribosomal protein L17, which translates to MGRYAKEPDNPAKSCKARGSNLRVHFKNTRETALAIKRMPLRRAQKFLKNVCEKQECVPFRRFNGGVGRCAQAKHWNTSVGRWPKKSAEFLLQLLKNAEANADFRGLDVDRLVVDHIQVNRAPCLRRRTYRAHGRINPYMSSPCHIELTLTEKEDVVSKAAETEPAKKKLSKKKLQRQKEKMMRNE; encoded by the exons ATGGGTCGTTACGCCAAGGAACCAGATAATCCTGCCAAGTCTTGTAAGGCTCGCGGATCGAACCTCCGTGTTCATTTCAAG AACACCCGCGAAACGGCGCTAGCCATCAAGCGTATGCCCCTGCGCCGGGCTCAGAAGTTCCTGAAGAACGTCTGCGAGAAGCAAGAGTGCGTCCCATTCCGCCGGTTCAACGGTGGTGTCGGTCGTTGTGCCCAGGCCAAGCACTGGAACACCTCGGTCGGTCGTTGGCCCAAGAAGTCGGCCGAGTTCTTGCTGCAGCTGCTCAAGAACGCCGAAGCGAATGCCGATTTCCGCGGCCTCGATGTCGACCGACTGGTCGTTGACCATATCCAGGTCAACCGGGCCCCGTGTCTGAGGCGCCGGACGTACCGTGCCCACGGTCGCATCAACCCCTACATGTCGTCGCCCTGCCACATCGAGCTGACGCTCACCGAGAAGGAAGACGTCGTGAGCAAGGCCGCCGAAACCGAACCGGCCAAGAAAAAGCTTTCCAAGAAGAAGCTCCAGCGGCAGAAGGAAAAGATGATGCGTAACGAGTAG
- the LOC129755840 gene encoding NAD-dependent protein deacetylase Sirt6, which yields MSCNYADGLSDYANKGILGVPEIFDSEETIDQKCEQLAKWIQAAKTVVVHTGAGISTSAGIPDFRGPNGVWTLEKRGEKPTVNIAFDEAVPTKTHMGLKALVQAGLVTYVVSQNIDGLHLRSGLERKYLAELHGNMFIEQCLKCRRQFVRNKPAPTVGKKLTGDACRRSCRGGNLIDNILDWEHDLPEYDLDLAFMHSTMADLNICLGTTLQIVPSGNLPLKNKRYGGKLVICNLQPTKHDKKADLVVSTYVDTIIEKVAKRLGIEIPEYSPEVDPTKTEPCTLEWTIPGDLVKRVDKQYSKAIRDLGKKRSKAGSYSQEELEEFKRNSKKMKKENMLDKSSEIDTSIKKEN from the exons ATGTCTTGCAATTATGCCGACGGCTTATCGGATTACGCCAACAAAGGAATTCTCGGGGTACCGGAGATTTTCGACAGCGAAGAAACCATCGACCAGAAGTGTGAACAACTGGCCAAATGGATTCAGGCAGCCAAAACAGTAGTCGTTCATACCGGGGCCGGTATAAGTACCAGTGCGGGAATTCCGGATTTCCGTGGTCCTAATGGTGTGTGGACGTTGGAGAAGCGAGGGGAAAAACCGACTGTTAATATAGCATTTGATGAGGCTGTTCCCACTAAAACGCATATGGGCTTGAAAGCATTGGTTCAGGCAGGTTTGGTAACGTACGTTGTAAGTCAGAATATCGACGGATTGCATTTGCGATCCGGATTGGAACGGAAATACTTGGCCGAGCTGCATGGAAACATGTTTATCGAACAATGTCTCAAATGTCGGCGACAGTTTGTTCGAAATAAGCCGGCGCCAACGGTTGGCAAGAAGCTGACCGGGGATGCTTGCCGGCGTTCTTGTCGGGGAGGAAATCTCATCGATAACATTTTGGATTGGGAGCACGATTTGCCAGAATACGACTTGGATTTGGCTTTCATGCATTCCACTATGGCTGATCTCAACATTTGTCTGGGGACTACACTGCAGATTGTCCCCAGTGGAAATCTGCCCTTAAAGAACAAACGATACGGAGGCAAGCTTGTAATCTGCAATCTTCAACCGACAAAACAt GACAAAAAAGCCGATCTCGTAGTTTCGACCTATGTGGACACCATTATCGAAAAAGTTGCCAAACGACTGGGTATCGAAATTCCCGAATATTCACCGGAGGTTGACCCCACCAAAACTGAACCATGCACCCTGGAGTGGACAATTCCCGGAGACTTGGTTAAACGGGTAGACAAACAGTATTCCAAAGCGATAAGGGACTTAGGGAAAAAGCGTTCCAAAGCGGGTTCCTACAGCCAGGAAGAGCTGGAGGAATTTAAACGAAActcaaagaaaatgaaaaaggaaAACATGTTGGACAAATCGTCAGAAATTGACACAAGTATTAAAaaggaaaattga
- the LOC129755839 gene encoding Fanconi anemia group D2 protein homolog, translating to MFKNRRSTVVAKKPSELATIRESQSSDLAIGPSQPKVRRPDEPAPSPVSIAETENVPEEFGSSQFSVPASQMNSQRRYLSQRNNLQKSQSARTSRRVPTNYFESILLKCLVDLDDPNMILLKCEPINFVRKLRVMLQSSPDHPRNVKDFINGVQQASRSKESFRKMLECCSFQNQTTGDVKPVQESLMKMLLCVDFLQLELITVLFDCVERCVSEDNDSGMNMIGLVLSQLKFVDHTLHGKLVFDRYFKVLERSKDVRLLQETVASLEDVIDVAQQDAAFRRILELFPRPADLFTSTNVTVFSELCLSGSSLRIARQKVVDFVEMGCPFAIYPAMVKFLLKFNYSEVEGLQENIGEIRQVVAKLIQLWEDGTSERCIQEIFQIVYQALTVSAVLYESWIKFSRLLTDEDSHMGLDLLVLLLMISVNEMKAGSIQKILINKIRKNHLNMSHWKEAVQYYRCVMQQHMDCVLDFVESCLKERQPEVCGFGVEAMVYLFGTDGMNNRMVLNKLVGFMCETALVNGTGTSNEFLIEICMNALASIQERRPEDLRNNAHILLKIMDISPDLSLIQYRSAVELICEAIEVPGEPSGDCENWDSLNIIIRKQLLSTNKDVKKKGVIGVVRLIRYLLRNSSGSAEITCSFDSEKTIESATDIPTAAGREIGNMINLMLTSSNESTDILALCYDELAEMLQGFEKSFGKPEKAFTIWLCDTLTNDFQSYFIVEELSKGNVIQFAKKLCINETSDVEESNAEAYAIAVNIADNMLAYNSRFSSMCFFLSMFKLMKTLQLIRYDGNLESINALLGCAIIVPSFYNEPDEKNLVETYEENVCRQVLDAYFYTANWFRELINAFLLQTDPLLHRKVLLRLSELVSLETRLAALLRTIDFDYYPPVCDFSTDPVQTSKAGRPAKESNSKSNITLNPTARTQLDTTRKAGQAEGLEFGTDTLFSKHHRGFRVMEKTLIQLFREPMDFCHKLPENELGVRIGLAEYRFLLETVTVELETRQAGKTKLRYNYELKDLLQVLPSTVDKFCSIKSKRRELFDTSGSADILDFKALGCCFDWTLRLFSALLFLIKRDAPKLLDKTFEIIGKISSVSNQDSDQLLTSELTHKNAFKDLTTAYYLFKFGLTLNNISSTSEGSNQIATFCQNFLCSNFLSKSGNATHLAALLQGLFVSVDFQKIKRLTKALADDLAASKTDDRIFAGLQRSHYALLFRELTKAFIRCIQAEIRSKKTSTQKFILWEQSCEILKQFSDVVKQADSPKFYSCYMKNSHTYLKLFQQSGLRALEDVLKVSADRVSHLLSTLQHSTRYLHNICCHSKQIKDGALAVQIPFLRETVETLIYSVKAVLAANGCASVFWMGNLKNKDLHGVLIVTQERQTEEEEAEESTAESDIADFLSDDEAEGTTTTTGRRRDAVPLRKSTSNEKSSQSKCF from the exons atgttcaaaaaccgTCGATCTACTGTGGTGGCGAAAAAGCCCTCAGAACTGGCTACTATACGGGAATCGCAAAGTTCCGATTTGGCCATCGGACCAAGCCAACCGAAAGTTCGTCGTCCGGATGAGCCAGCTCCCTCACCGGTGTCCATTGCGGAAACGGAAAATGTTCCGGAAGAGTTCGGGAGCAGTCAGTTTTCGGTTCCTGCCAGCCAGATGAACAGCCAGCGCCGGTATCTTTCTCAACGAAACAATCTACAAAAGTCTCAAAGCGCGAGGACTTCGCGCCGGGTACCTACGAATTATTTCGAGAGCATTTTGCTGAAGTGTTTGGTGGATCTCGACGATCCGAACATGATCCTGCTGAAGTGTGAACCGATTAATTTTGTAAGGAAGCTCCGGGTTATGTTGCAAAGCAGCCCGGATCATCCGAGAAACGTTAAGGATTTTATCAACGGGGTTCAGCAAGCGAGCCGGTCCAAGGAATCGTTTAGGAAAATGCTAGAATGTTGCAGCTTCCAGAATCAAACCACTGGAGATGTTAAACCGGTTCAGGAAAGCCTGATGAAGATGCTGCTTTGTGTGGACTTTTTACAGCTGGAACTGATAACGGTGCTGTTCGATTGCGTGGAACGTTGCGTGTCCGAGGACAACGACAGTGGGATGAACATGATCGGTCTGGTACTCTCGCAACTCAAATTTGTGGATCACACCCTGCACGGAAAGTTGGTATTCGACCGATACTTCAAGGTGCTGGAAAGATCGAAGGACGTTAGGCTGCTGCAGGAAACCGTTGCCTCACTAGAGGATGTTATCGATGTTGCCCAGCAGGATGCTGCTTTTCGAAGGATTTTAGAGCTGTTCCCACGTCCTGCGGATCTTTTCACCTCGACCAATGTCACCGTTTTCTCGGAGCTTTGTCTGTCGGGTTCCAGTTTGCGAATTGCTCGACAAAAGGTTGTTGATTTTGTCGAGATGGGATGTCCCTTCGCAATTTATCCTGCTATGGTGAAATTTTTGCTCAAGTTCAACTACAGCGAAGTGGAAGGATTGCAGGAGAACATCGGCGAAATACGTCAGGTTGTTGCTAAGTTGATACAACTTTGGGAAGATGGCACTAGCGAGAGGTGTATTCAGGAAATTTTCCAG atcgTCTACCAAGCCCTCACTGTTTCGGCGGTTCTCTACGAAAGTTGGATCAAGTTTAGCCGGTTGCTAACGGACGAAGACAGTCACATGGGTCTGGATTTGTTGGTGTTGCTGCTGATGATAAGCGTTAACGAGATGAAGGCGGGATCGATCCAGAAGATATTGATTAACAAAATTCGCAAAAACCATCTGAATATGAGCCATTGGAAGGAAGCTGTTCAGTACTATCGGTGTGTGATGCAGCAACACATGGATTGTGTGTTGGACTTTGTGGAGTCGTGCTTGAAAGAACGGCAGCCGGAGGTTTGCGGTTTTGGTGTGGAAGCTATGGTTTATCTGTTTGGAACTGATGGGATGAACAATAGGATGGTGCTGAATAAGCTTGTTGGATTTATGTGCGAAACAGCTCTGGTCAATGGAACTGGGACTAGCAATGAATTTTTGATCGAAATATGTATGAATGCGTTGGCTAGTATCCAGGAGCGACGGCCAGAGGATTTGCGAAACAATGCGcacattttgttgaaaatcatgGATATTTCCCCGGATTTAAGTTTGATCCAGTATCGGTCGGCTGTTGAACTGATCTGTGAGGCTATAGAGGTTCCAGGTGAACCATCAGGAGACTGCGAAAATTGGGACAGCTTGAATATCATCATCAGGAAGCAACTTCTAAGTACCAATAAGGATGTAAAGAAAAAGGGAGTCATCGGAGTTGTTCGTTTAATTCGGTACTTGTTAAGGAATTCTTCGGGCTCTGCGGAGATAACTTGCAGCTTCGATTCAGAGAAAACTATTGAATCCGCGACAGATATTCCAACTGCGGCAGGAAGAGAAATCGGAAATATGATTAACTTGATGCTAACATCCTCTAACGAAAGTACAGATATTTTGGCTCTCTGCTACGATGAATTGGCAGAGATGTTGCAGGGCTTCGAAAAAAGTTTTGGCAAACCGGAAAAAGCTTTTACAATTTGGTTGTGTGATACTTTAACGAATGATTTCCAAAGTTATTTCATTGTTGAAGAACTTTCTAAGGGCAACGTAATTCAGTTTGCTAAAAAACTTTGCATCAATGAAACATCTGATGTAGAAGAAAGTAATGCTGAGGCCTATGCCATCGCCGTAAACATTGCTGATAACATGCTTGCGTACAATAGTCGATTCTCTTCGATGTGCTTTTTTCTATCTATGTTCAAGCTAATGAAAACTCTTCAATTGATTCGGTATGATGGTAATCTTGAATCCATTAATGCACTGTTGGGTTGTGCCATTATTGTACCTTCGTTCTACAATGAACCAGATGAAAAGAACTTGGTAGAAACCTACGAAGAGAACGTCTGTCGACAAGTTCTGGATGCCTATTTTTACACAGCCAATTGGTTCCGCGAGCTTATCAATGCTTTTCTcctacaaactgatccattgtTGCACCGAAAAGTTCTACTGCGCCTATCAGAATTAGTGAGTTTGGAAACTCGCTTGGCTGCTCTACTTCGTACAATAGACTTCGATTACTATCCTCCGGTATGCGATTTCTCAACGGACCCCGTTCAAACTTCGAAAGCAGGAAGACCAGCCAAAGAGTCCAactcaaaatcaaatataaCGCTTAACCCAACGGCAAGAACGCAACTCGATACGACACGAAAAGCTGGACAAGCCGAGGGTTTAGAGTTTGGAACAGACACCTTATTCTCTAAACATCATCGAGGTTTTCGAGTGATGGAGAAAACATTGATTCAATTGTTCCGTGAACCAATGGATTTTTGCCATAAATTACCTGAAAATGAATTGGGAGTACGAATTGGGTTGGCTGAGTATCGCTTTTTACTTGAAACTGTAACGGTGGAACTTGAAACGCGACAGGCTGGCAAAACTAAGCTTCGCTACAACTATGAACTTAAGGATCTTTTGCAGGTGTTGCCTTCAACTGTGGATAAATTTTGTTCGATCAAATCAAAGAGACGGGAACTGTTCGATACATCAGGATCCGCGGATATACTGGATTTCAAAGCCTTGGGATGTTGCTTCGATTGGACTTTAAGATTGTTTTCTGCCCTACTTTTTCTTATCAAACGAGATGCTCcgaaattattggataaaactTTCGAGATCATTGGAAAGATTTCATCGGTAAGCAATCAAGATTCCGACCAACTTCTTACTTCTGAACTCACCCACAAAAATGCCTTCAAGGATCTCACAACTGCGTACTACCTTTTCAAATTTGGCCTTACTCTCAACAATATCTCTTCCACATCAGAAGGATCTAACCAAATCGCCACTTTCTGCCAAAACTTCTTATGCTCCAACTTCCTATCGAAAAGTGGGAACGCCACTCATCTGGCCGCTCTTCTCCAGGGACTCTTCGTTTCGGTAGACTTCCAAAAAATAAAGCGTCTCACAAAAGCCTTAGCCGATGATCTAGCTGCCTCCAAAACCGACGACCGAATTTTCGCTGGACTTCAACGCTCCCACTACGCCCTTCTTTTCCGGGAACTCACCAAAGCCTTCATCCGCTGCATCCAGGCCGAAATCCGATCCAAGAAAACTTCCACCCAAAAGTTCATTCTATGGGAACAATCCTGTGAAATCCTTAAGCAGTTTTCAGACGTCGTCAAACAAGCCGATTCCCCCAAGTTCTATTCTTGCTACATGAAGAACTCCCACACCTACCTAAAACTGTTCCAACAAAGTGGACTACGAGCTCTAGAAGACGTATTAAAAGTTTCCGCCGATCGTGTCAGTCACCTGCTAAGCACCCTTCAGCACAGCACCCGTTATCTGCACAACATCTGCTGCCACTCGAAGCAAATCAAGGACGGAGCCCTCGCTGTACAAATTCCGTTTCTGCGAGAGACCGTAGAAACACTAATCTACAGCGTCAAAGCCGTTCTGGCTGCAAACGGTTGCGCTTCGGTCTTCTGGATGGGCAATCTGAAGAACAAGGATCTGCATGGGGTGCTGATCGTGACCCAGGAGAGGCAAACGGAGGAGGAAGAGGCCGAGGAAAGTACGGCCGAATCAGATATCGCCGATTTCTTGAGCGATGATGAAGCGGAAGGAACAACGACCACCACCGGAAGGCGCCGTGATGCGGTGCCTTTAAGGAAGAGTACTTCGAACGAGAAATCTTCACAAAGTAAGTGCTTTTAG
- the LOC129757116 gene encoding uncharacterized protein LOC129757116, producing the protein MLLGMFQITLAILTLSMGRISGLELRESDPKLVKIDAAHEWNKISRSASKLTEDSDADSTNMNLAEGGIEKRDEPKYVSKQKFHNWGGKRSVGRVRRHPKVVIEIPYSARNGKSDQSPN; encoded by the exons ATGCTGCTGGGAATGTTTCAAATCACCCTAGCCATTTTGACTCTGTCGATGGGCCGAATCAGTGGCCTAGAGTTGAGGGAAAGTGATccaaagttggttaaaatcgaTGCGGCGCACGaatggaataaaatttcaagGAGTGCCTCAAAGTTGACCGAAGACAGTGATGCTGATAGTACGAACATGAATCTTG CTGAAGGTGGGATCGAAAAGCGTGACGAGCCGAAGTATGTGTCCAAACAGAAATTTCATAACTGGGGCGGAAAGCGGAGCGTGGGTCGAGTCCGTAGGCATCCGAAGGTCGTTATCGAGATCCCATACAGCGCCAGGAATGGAAAAAGCGATCAGAGCCCGAACTAG